One genomic region from Candidatus Neomarinimicrobiota bacterium encodes:
- a CDS encoding sodium/solute symporter (Members of the Solute:Sodium Symporter (SSS), TC 2.A.21 as described in tcdb.org, catalyze solute:Na+ symport. Known solutes for members of the family include sugars, amino acids, nucleosides, inositols, vitamins, urea or anions, depending on the system.): protein MNNFEKLDWIFIISYFGLISIIGMWVSQRKKTSNDYFLAGKKMSWLAVGASLFAANISSEHYIGLAGSGATSGLAVGNFEWLAIFALLLLGWLFVPFYLRSSVFTMPEFLEKRYGKSCRMYLTSVSIISYIITKMSVTIFAGALLLNFIMGWNMVTSSILLVIVTGLYTIAGGLESVVYTSIIQTLLLIVGASILTIFGLKEVGWIAGLREKVPSDFFSMFKPINHPDFPWTGIMFGAPILGVWYWCTDQYIVQRVLGAKNIEHARAGTILASYLKLLPVFILVLPGIIAVAMFPGVKSDQAFPMLVSSYLLPAGLKGLVIAGLLAALMSSLASCFNSISTLFTMDLYTNLRYGAGEKELVLVGRLATTAMVILSILWIPFIRSISSQLFVYLQSVQAYIAPPITAVFVIGILWRRANNTGAFTTLIFGAIVGMLRLVLEILWKKGLISLGPLAWFVQMNFLHFAILLFLTSVLIMYSGSLFSRKTDIYKSKYIEHSIGRNCNFKLNSISNFDKYNLIFSVIVVSLLVVLWIVFR from the coding sequence ATGAATAATTTTGAGAAGTTGGATTGGATATTTATAATCAGCTATTTTGGGTTAATATCCATTATCGGTATGTGGGTATCCCAGAGAAAAAAAACATCTAATGACTATTTCCTTGCCGGGAAAAAGATGAGCTGGCTTGCTGTAGGTGCTTCTTTATTTGCAGCCAATATTAGTAGTGAACATTATATAGGATTGGCAGGATCAGGAGCAACCTCTGGCTTAGCAGTTGGGAATTTTGAGTGGTTGGCTATATTTGCATTATTATTACTTGGGTGGTTATTTGTCCCATTTTATTTAAGAAGTAGTGTATTTACAATGCCTGAGTTTTTGGAAAAACGATATGGTAAGTCATGTAGAATGTATCTGACTTCAGTATCAATAATTTCTTATATAATTACAAAGATGTCAGTTACTATATTTGCGGGAGCACTATTATTAAATTTTATAATGGGATGGAATATGGTAACCAGTTCTATATTACTTGTTATAGTTACAGGGCTTTATACTATTGCGGGTGGTTTAGAATCTGTAGTCTATACTAGTATTATACAAACATTATTATTAATTGTTGGCGCATCAATATTGACTATCTTTGGATTGAAAGAAGTTGGCTGGATAGCTGGATTGAGAGAAAAGGTTCCATCAGATTTCTTTTCGATGTTCAAACCAATTAACCATCCTGATTTCCCATGGACTGGTATAATGTTTGGGGCTCCTATTTTAGGTGTCTGGTACTGGTGTACGGATCAGTATATTGTGCAAAGGGTTTTAGGTGCAAAGAATATAGAACATGCCCGGGCAGGTACAATTCTCGCAAGCTATTTAAAATTATTGCCAGTTTTTATATTGGTATTACCTGGTATAATTGCAGTAGCAATGTTCCCTGGGGTTAAAAGTGACCAGGCTTTTCCAATGCTCGTTTCAAGTTATTTGTTACCTGCTGGACTAAAAGGATTAGTAATAGCAGGATTATTAGCAGCACTGATGTCTTCGCTTGCAAGTTGTTTCAATAGTATTTCAACTTTATTCACAATGGATTTATATACAAATTTAAGATATGGAGCAGGTGAAAAGGAACTTGTCCTCGTGGGCAGACTCGCAACAACGGCAATGGTAATATTGAGTATTTTATGGATTCCTTTTATACGAAGCATAAGCTCTCAGTTATTCGTATATTTGCAATCTGTTCAGGCCTATATAGCGCCTCCAATAACTGCTGTATTTGTCATTGGTATTTTATGGAGAAGAGCAAATAACACCGGCGCATTCACAACATTAATTTTTGGAGCTATAGTTGGAATGTTGAGACTTGTTTTAGAAATATTGTGGAAAAAGGGATTGATATCTCTTGGTCCTTTGGCATGGTTTGTTCAAATGAATTTTTTGCATTTTGCAATTCTGTTGTTTTTAACATCCGTTTTAATTATGTACTCTGGTAGTCTATTCTCACGTAAAACCGATATTTATAAATCAAAGTACATTGAACATTCTATCGGTAGAAATTGTAATTTTAAATTGAACTCCATTTCAAATTTTGATAAATATAATTTAATCTTTTCTGTTATTGTAGTATCATTGCTGGTTGTCTTATGGATAGTTTTCAGGTGA
- a CDS encoding right-handed parallel beta-helix repeat-containing protein yields the protein MKYYKYLFVSIFLIATILCNKSVSQIGASFPYRRYEAEFGNWGAGSILHESKMFIQDSTASEASNQSYIGLPLAGDYVEWTINDSADGINIRFMLPDSPEGNGVNGLLGVYVNGEKIFDINLTSYWSWQYFPSSDPTNTPSERPRMRFDEVHFKLDSPLKPGDILRFTKEGRDNYEYGIDFIEIEKIPEKVPKPDSALSVTDFGAVPDDEYDDSEGFNDCIYEAKNQGKDVYIPEGKYLLSKQLVLDISNIKIIGAGIWYTEIFFTNDSISGGGIVGGDNCSNVEIAHIYLNSVINSRFYNDKPEQQYIYKCFMGTFGSNSIIHDIWEEHFECGFWIGDYSYPMKYTDNLIIYNCRIRNNYADGVNFTQGTSNSIVRNCNIRNNGDDGLACWPYDDLSAKMSENIIFENNTIEHNWRAGGIAIFGGNGHIIRNNIIKDNFAGSGIRLTTDFSGYNFEYTDEITFENNLIIKCGTSYDLWGYERGAVELAATLKEIKNINFIDLNIIDAQRDGIMIGGNAGFSNILFKNVVIDGTGLDPYIESKRIETHEGKAIVVCTGIGEAEINGLTISNIESDEPIYVKEGFNLKINYTNIAIEDIMLNPKLMELPRLKIDTVALNTIPQYASNYSINWVLTDTNIAVIVDTSNTFASIMGKLPGRSYLIAYTPDNLIRDTCIIDVIPAVNIYSPDQFCLEDGDSAIVVIDAFGIDNDISVKYSVEGSAEVNDDFIIIENIDSVINLNSSKFVDTLTIKSINDEIVEGPEYISILLVSGENYIIGGKGSCIVTILDDDMGDIKPPIIGITKTPCIIDGNIDPMWANTPAMPINNVVIGNKQNDFYAEWKAMADKSNLYILVNVKDSVLINDSGSDWWEDDAVEVFIDGDNSKGKSYDGINDYQLGFRIKDDAISIGANSLSRVDGIEFCIKEVDSGYLLELLIPWQTIGISPEVGDVIGFDIGIDDDDDGGDRESQIVSLAENEEGWKNPGVLGEVYIGLSKNDIDHVEINQTGRFKLNRIYPNPFNSRTCVEYTIPYESNLDIKIYNVKGQVVEKMDEGKKAPGDYKSIIDAKGLPSGLYFIVFETSFDREVQKILLIK from the coding sequence ATGAAATATTATAAATATCTTTTTGTATCTATTTTTCTGATTGCAACTATTTTATGTAATAAAAGTGTCAGTCAGATAGGTGCTAGTTTCCCATATAGAAGATACGAAGCTGAATTCGGGAATTGGGGCGCTGGATCGATTTTACACGAGTCAAAAATGTTTATCCAGGATAGCACAGCCTCAGAAGCGTCAAACCAATCATATATAGGACTACCTCTAGCAGGTGACTATGTTGAATGGACTATAAACGATAGTGCTGATGGGATCAATATCAGGTTTATGTTACCGGATTCACCAGAAGGTAATGGAGTAAATGGCTTATTGGGAGTTTATGTAAATGGAGAAAAAATATTTGATATTAATTTAACCTCATATTGGTCATGGCAATATTTCCCCAGTTCAGATCCTACAAATACTCCTTCAGAAAGACCCAGAATGAGGTTTGATGAGGTACATTTCAAACTTGATAGCCCTTTAAAACCTGGAGATATATTGAGATTTACTAAGGAAGGAAGAGACAATTATGAATATGGCATAGATTTTATAGAAATAGAAAAGATTCCCGAAAAAGTACCTAAACCAGATAGTGCATTATCTGTAACTGACTTTGGTGCTGTTCCTGATGATGAATATGATGATTCGGAGGGGTTTAACGATTGTATATATGAAGCAAAAAATCAGGGCAAAGATGTATACATACCCGAAGGTAAATATTTGCTAAGCAAACAATTAGTTTTAGATATTTCGAATATAAAAATTATTGGAGCGGGTATATGGTATACAGAGATATTTTTTACCAATGATAGCATAAGTGGAGGAGGAATTGTAGGTGGGGATAATTGTTCTAATGTAGAGATTGCACATATATACTTGAATAGTGTGATAAATAGTAGATTCTATAATGATAAACCCGAACAGCAGTATATTTACAAATGTTTCATGGGGACTTTTGGCAGCAATTCTATAATTCATGACATATGGGAAGAGCATTTCGAATGTGGTTTCTGGATAGGCGATTATTCGTATCCTATGAAATATACCGATAACTTGATTATTTATAATTGTAGAATAAGGAATAATTATGCTGATGGAGTGAATTTTACTCAGGGAACGAGCAATTCCATTGTTAGAAATTGTAATATCAGGAATAACGGAGATGATGGTTTAGCTTGTTGGCCCTATGATGATTTAAGTGCAAAGATGTCTGAAAATATTATTTTTGAAAATAATACAATTGAGCATAATTGGCGAGCGGGAGGAATAGCAATTTTTGGGGGTAATGGTCATATAATAAGGAATAATATTATTAAAGATAATTTTGCCGGATCGGGTATTAGACTAACGACTGATTTTTCAGGATATAATTTTGAATATACTGACGAGATAACCTTTGAAAATAACTTAATTATTAAGTGTGGCACAAGTTATGATTTATGGGGATACGAGAGAGGAGCGGTAGAGCTTGCAGCAACATTAAAAGAGATTAAAAATATTAATTTTATAGACTTGAATATAATAGATGCCCAGAGAGATGGTATTATGATTGGCGGTAACGCTGGGTTTTCGAATATATTATTTAAAAATGTAGTCATTGATGGTACAGGGCTTGATCCTTATATTGAATCAAAGCGTATAGAAACTCATGAAGGTAAAGCTATAGTTGTTTGTACAGGTATAGGTGAAGCAGAGATAAATGGATTAACTATTTCTAATATTGAGTCAGATGAACCTATATATGTTAAAGAAGGATTTAATTTGAAGATAAATTATACAAATATAGCAATTGAAGATATCATGTTGAATCCAAAATTAATGGAATTGCCGAGGTTGAAGATTGATACAGTAGCTCTTAATACAATACCACAATATGCTTCAAACTATTCAATAAATTGGGTATTAACGGATACTAATATTGCAGTAATAGTAGATACGAGTAACACCTTTGCTTCAATTATGGGAAAATTGCCCGGCAGATCATATTTAATAGCATATACACCGGATAATCTTATAAGGGATACGTGTATTATAGATGTGATTCCGGCAGTAAATATTTATTCCCCGGATCAATTTTGCCTGGAAGATGGTGATTCTGCAATTGTAGTTATCGATGCCTTTGGAATAGACAACGATATCTCTGTAAAATATAGTGTAGAAGGTTCTGCAGAAGTAAATGATGATTTTATTATAATCGAAAACATAGATAGTGTTATCAATTTAAACTCATCCAAATTTGTGGATACTTTGACTATAAAATCCATAAATGATGAAATAGTGGAGGGACCTGAGTATATTAGTATCCTACTCGTAAGCGGTGAAAATTATATAATCGGTGGTAAAGGAAGCTGTATAGTAACAATACTGGATGACGACATGGGCGATATAAAACCACCTATTATTGGGATAACAAAAACTCCCTGTATAATCGATGGTAATATTGATCCAATGTGGGCAAATACACCCGCAATGCCAATTAACAATGTCGTAATAGGTAATAAACAAAACGATTTCTATGCCGAATGGAAAGCAATGGCAGATAAATCTAATTTGTATATTTTGGTTAATGTCAAGGATTCTGTGTTGATAAACGACTCAGGGTCAGACTGGTGGGAAGATGACGCTGTAGAAGTTTTTATAGATGGTGATAACAGTAAAGGTAAATCTTATGACGGTATAAACGATTACCAGTTGGGATTTAGAATAAAAGATGACGCTATAAGCATTGGTGCAAATTCGTTGAGTAGAGTTGATGGCATTGAGTTTTGTATTAAAGAGGTTGATAGTGGATATTTATTGGAACTTTTGATCCCGTGGCAAACAATTGGTATTTCACCAGAAGTTGGCGATGTTATTGGATTCGATATTGGTATAGATGATGATGATGACGGAGGAGATAGAGAATCTCAAATTGTGTCTTTAGCTGAGAATGAGGAAGGGTGGAAAAATCCCGGTGTTCTTGGGGAAGTGTATATAGGTTTGTCAAAGAATGATATTGACCATGTTGAGATAAACCAAACCGGTAGATTTAAGCTAAATAGAATTTATCCAAACCCATTTAATTCCAGAACGTGTGTAGAATATACAATTCCATATGAATCAAATTTAGATATAAAAATTTATAACGTTAAAGGTCAGGTAGTAGAAAAAATGGATGAAGGTAAAAAGGCTCCAGGAGATTACAAATCAATCATCGACGCTAAGGGTTTGCCTTCAGGATTATATTTTATAGTATTTGAAACATCATTTGATAGGGAAGTGCAAAAAATTCTTTTAATTAAGTAG
- a CDS encoding T9SS type A sorting domain-containing protein: MLRLKPFLAITILFLMIVIHPEFLFSGVIEKGDTLLIGNHKPDGSLSGALDYWIYNDVDENGKQKHKVYELYRDSVYLVENVIRFDEDIQIVAQKPTKDKRPPVVRPGLKPDGTTPPWLFEFHESAVLKNLWITGIRPDGVGACGQYVINVVDHEGTSYTFDGLIIEAPYTGWAAVQGTGSGRSTWKILNCLVFSVGMPGVKWNGVVFCESGPGIPKDSVICRNSTFFNVGGYTADCEGPTLYGEFKNNTLVNTWTQSHQFNWIVECHVENNIFYNCYMASEDIEEVNNRVPTKDVHGLVHLFELDSLTRDSLFCKMKGYDPNGDGHFAEDERVYTLKNNVYYWIPEVIEWWNNNEFGVLPQKWMADYIKEHFFDNDEGYPNFVDSNNVNVDPQFNVEVCDPEVIIGNLNGIWDPWKDGVYYFHEPPDALLTFEWPIEDYIDLSYNANLVDDKGNPLGDPRWWKEAGIEEDKKLKPVAFELYQNYPNPFNSTTSIKYEIKQKSKVKLYILNSRGQIVRILVNGRQDVGLYKITWDGRDDNGHVLSSGVYFYKLEGKYKSIVKKMVFLK; the protein is encoded by the coding sequence ATGCTAAGATTAAAACCATTTTTAGCTATAACAATATTATTTTTGATGATAGTAATTCATCCAGAGTTTCTTTTTTCCGGGGTTATTGAAAAAGGAGATACACTACTTATAGGTAATCATAAACCAGACGGTTCTTTGAGTGGTGCTCTTGATTACTGGATTTATAATGATGTCGATGAAAATGGAAAACAAAAACATAAGGTTTATGAGCTTTATAGAGATTCTGTTTATTTGGTAGAAAATGTAATTCGTTTTGATGAAGATATTCAAATAGTTGCTCAGAAACCTACAAAGGATAAAAGACCACCCGTTGTAAGACCTGGTTTAAAACCTGATGGTACAACGCCGCCGTGGTTATTCGAGTTTCATGAAAGTGCCGTGCTTAAAAATTTATGGATCACAGGGATAAGACCCGATGGAGTGGGGGCTTGTGGTCAATATGTAATAAACGTTGTGGACCATGAAGGCACAAGCTATACATTTGATGGGCTTATTATTGAAGCACCTTATACTGGATGGGCGGCTGTTCAGGGGACAGGTTCCGGTAGAAGTACATGGAAAATTTTGAACTGTTTGGTTTTTAGTGTTGGTATGCCAGGAGTTAAATGGAATGGTGTGGTATTCTGTGAATCAGGTCCTGGTATCCCAAAAGACAGTGTTATTTGCAGAAATAGTACTTTTTTTAATGTAGGTGGGTATACAGCTGATTGTGAAGGGCCGACTTTATATGGTGAGTTCAAGAACAACACTCTTGTAAATACATGGACACAGTCTCACCAATTCAATTGGATAGTTGAATGCCATGTGGAAAATAATATATTCTACAACTGTTATATGGCATCTGAGGATATAGAAGAGGTGAACAATAGAGTTCCGACTAAGGATGTTCATGGTCTTGTACATTTATTTGAGCTTGACTCTTTGACCAGAGACTCCCTATTCTGTAAAATGAAAGGATATGATCCTAATGGAGATGGACATTTTGCGGAAGATGAACGCGTTTATACATTAAAGAATAATGTTTATTACTGGATTCCAGAAGTTATTGAATGGTGGAATAATAATGAATTTGGCGTGTTGCCTCAAAAGTGGATGGCAGATTATATAAAAGAGCATTTTTTTGATAATGATGAAGGATATCCTAATTTTGTTGACAGTAATAATGTAAATGTTGATCCCCAATTCAATGTGGAAGTATGTGATCCTGAAGTTATTATTGGAAATCTTAATGGTATATGGGATCCATGGAAAGATGGAGTTTACTACTTTCATGAGCCGCCAGATGCCTTACTTACTTTTGAATGGCCAATCGAAGATTATATTGATTTATCATATAATGCAAATTTAGTAGACGATAAGGGTAATCCCCTTGGTGATCCGAGGTGGTGGAAAGAGGCTGGTATAGAAGAAGATAAAAAATTAAAACCTGTAGCCTTTGAGCTTTATCAGAATTATCCCAATCCATTTAATTCTACGACTTCAATAAAGTATGAGATAAAACAAAAATCTAAAGTTAAATTGTATATTCTAAATTCGAGAGGTCAAATAGTGCGAATTCTTGTAAATGGTAGACAGGATGTTGGTTTATATAAAATAACTTGGGATGGAAGAGATGATAATGGACATGTGCTGTCAAGCGGTGTTTATTTCTACAAATTAGAAGGTAAATATAAAAGTATTGTTAAAAAAATGGTTTTTCTAAAATAG
- a CDS encoding carboxypeptidase-like regulatory domain-containing protein: MIQLHRLILIFSIIVCTLNASRYGILTGKTVDEQGNPLPGANIMIKDLNIGTASNIKGEFILSSIPPGSYEVMVSYIGYKTKNISITIKENEVRYLDIVMEVSPVKGEKVVIQAQARGQIQAINQQIGMVNIANVISSTQIQELPEANAAEAIGRLPGVSLQRSGGEGNKLVIRGLAPKYTKVQINGITMSPTDSYDRSTDLSMISQYMLSGIELFKSLTADKEADATGGVVNFVIREAPEVPQFNIIVQGGYNDLTNNLKNYKVILSGSRRFFNNKVGIFLQLDTERKDASSEEMGNNVYSKEREDGPVLTDLVMVRDVKRNIKRYNATLVLDYNGITTKIKTNTFLSLKKTGIDERAMNFSLQWRNTPVSVLSENNCLSVITNSVDVKKVIGKMELDASVGYSYSQNSTPEQLYAWAVDVDNRSFPSNINTRENLHPYDVQSVMILDTLTYTYKDRVEKYIGVDRKLGDLYHRKFSSDGYHAVSKIDFLYKDILSTSMFKLDLKWGGMYKNTVRSYDQDVLYAMLSGQLNQDLINRDMYFYLFGEEDLKKGNKLSTFWCAKNMSYWNLGAGSSYILAYDLYDKEYKNISILDDKFMIDCSLDLDKIKELNDHIIADQDDSISYYDNQQESIIYDYDGKEIYYAGYLMMTVGYGPFTFIPGIRYERNKTIYTGYRGDARDLTAAWLPFNKWYKVKKERENSFFLPMIHFVYKPKKWLNVKFGYTHTLQRPNYSDIVPTVLITNPISGPIVWHNFNLQPEKARNYDVEFAVVSNKVGLFSTSLFYKTIRDMIYYAGNWVVTKEELDFFEGLDSKTIGRTVTFAKNNKYKAIDYGIEFQWMSNFWYLPGILKGLVLNINYTRNFSETKYFRNRVIIDYDENFMPIYRNADTTYAERMVYQPDHILNLTAGFDYKGFSVRWTFRYKSNIFTNTNWYEDLRGYSSDFFRHDLSLRQKLPIKGMEFYLNFNNLNNEYEKNVIKFKELPIYERYYGRTIDFGIKYEF; the protein is encoded by the coding sequence ATGATACAACTTCATCGTTTAATACTGATTTTTTCAATCATCGTATGTACCCTTAATGCGTCCAGATATGGAATATTGACAGGTAAAACCGTAGATGAACAAGGTAATCCACTGCCAGGTGCTAACATTATGATTAAGGATTTAAATATTGGTACCGCGTCTAATATTAAAGGGGAGTTTATATTATCCTCCATACCGCCTGGTAGTTACGAAGTTATGGTTAGTTATATAGGATATAAGACAAAGAACATATCGATTACTATAAAAGAGAATGAAGTAAGATATTTAGATATAGTTATGGAGGTTAGTCCTGTTAAAGGAGAAAAGGTTGTGATACAGGCTCAGGCACGTGGACAGATTCAAGCAATAAACCAACAGATTGGAATGGTAAATATAGCAAATGTAATCTCATCAACTCAAATTCAAGAGTTACCAGAGGCAAATGCTGCAGAGGCGATAGGTAGACTACCAGGTGTATCATTGCAGAGATCTGGAGGCGAGGGTAATAAGCTTGTTATTAGAGGTCTTGCTCCTAAATACACTAAGGTACAGATAAACGGTATAACAATGAGTCCAACTGATTCTTATGATAGAAGTACAGATTTAAGTATGATTTCTCAATATATGCTATCTGGAATTGAGCTTTTCAAATCATTGACAGCGGACAAAGAAGCGGATGCCACAGGTGGGGTTGTTAATTTTGTTATAAGAGAAGCTCCTGAAGTTCCACAATTTAATATCATTGTACAGGGTGGGTATAATGATCTGACAAATAATTTAAAGAATTATAAGGTTATCCTCAGTGGTAGCCGAAGGTTTTTTAATAATAAAGTTGGAATATTTTTACAGCTGGATACAGAGAGAAAAGATGCAAGCTCAGAGGAAATGGGTAATAATGTATATTCAAAAGAAAGAGAAGATGGTCCTGTTTTAACAGATTTGGTAATGGTTAGAGATGTTAAAAGAAATATAAAGAGGTATAACGCTACTCTGGTATTAGATTACAATGGGATTACAACTAAGATAAAAACCAATACTTTTTTAAGTCTTAAAAAAACAGGTATAGATGAGCGCGCTATGAATTTTAGTTTGCAATGGCGTAATACACCGGTCAGTGTACTATCTGAAAATAATTGTTTGAGTGTAATAACAAATTCTGTTGATGTAAAAAAAGTTATTGGAAAAATGGAGTTAGATGCCTCTGTTGGTTATTCTTATTCTCAGAATTCTACTCCAGAACAATTATATGCTTGGGCTGTAGATGTCGATAATAGATCATTTCCATCTAATATCAATACAAGGGAAAACCTCCATCCCTATGATGTGCAGAGCGTTATGATTTTAGATACTTTAACCTATACTTATAAAGATAGAGTAGAAAAATATATTGGTGTTGATCGAAAGTTAGGAGATTTGTATCATAGAAAATTTAGTTCGGATGGTTACCATGCAGTTTCTAAGATAGATTTCCTTTATAAAGATATTCTAAGTACCTCTATGTTCAAACTTGATCTAAAATGGGGTGGGATGTATAAGAATACCGTTCGTAGCTATGACCAGGATGTATTATACGCTATGTTGAGTGGGCAGTTAAATCAAGATTTAATTAACAGAGACATGTATTTTTATTTATTTGGAGAGGAGGATTTAAAAAAAGGTAATAAACTATCTACCTTCTGGTGTGCTAAAAACATGAGTTATTGGAATCTGGGGGCAGGCTCGAGCTACATTTTAGCGTATGATTTGTATGATAAAGAATATAAAAACATCAGTATTCTTGATGATAAATTTATGATCGATTGCTCACTTGATCTTGATAAGATTAAAGAACTTAATGACCATATAATTGCTGATCAGGATGATTCAATTAGTTATTATGATAACCAGCAGGAGAGTATTATTTATGATTATGATGGAAAAGAAATTTACTATGCAGGGTATTTAATGATGACCGTGGGATATGGTCCCTTTACTTTTATACCTGGTATAAGATATGAGAGAAACAAAACAATCTATACGGGTTATAGGGGAGATGCCAGAGACCTAACAGCTGCATGGTTGCCCTTCAATAAATGGTATAAAGTAAAAAAAGAAAGAGAAAATAGTTTTTTTCTTCCCATGATTCATTTTGTATATAAACCAAAGAAGTGGCTAAATGTAAAATTTGGATATACCCATACTTTGCAACGTCCAAACTATAGTGATATTGTTCCAACTGTACTGATAACCAATCCTATTAGCGGGCCTATTGTTTGGCATAATTTTAATCTTCAACCAGAAAAGGCAAGAAATTATGATGTTGAATTCGCTGTTGTTTCAAACAAAGTAGGACTATTTTCAACCTCTTTATTTTACAAAACAATAAGAGATATGATTTATTATGCAGGTAACTGGGTTGTAACTAAGGAAGAGCTTGACTTTTTTGAAGGATTAGATAGTAAGACCATAGGAAGAACGGTAACCTTTGCGAAGAATAATAAATATAAAGCCATTGATTACGGAATAGAGTTTCAGTGGATGTCAAATTTCTGGTATCTGCCGGGGATATTAAAAGGTTTGGTCTTAAATATTAACTATACAAGGAATTTCTCAGAGACAAAGTACTTCCGAAACAGAGTAATAATAGACTATGACGAGAATTTTATGCCAATTTATAGGAATGCGGATACTACTTATGCTGAAAGAATGGTCTATCAACCCGACCATATTCTAAATTTGACAGCTGGGTTTGATTACAAAGGATTCTCAGTAAGATGGACTTTTAGGTATAAATCAAACATATTTACTAACACCAATTGGTACGAAGATTTGAGAGGTTATTCATCCGACTTTTTTAGACATGACCTTTCTTTAAGACAGAAACTTCCTATTAAGGGTATGGAGTTTTACCTTAATTTCAATAATTTAAACAACGAGTATGAGAAAAATGTTATAAAGTTTAAGGAACTACCAATATATGAGAGATATTACGGTAGAACTATCGATTTTGGAATTAAATATGAATTTTAA